The window GTTTGGTTCCTTGTTGCTCTTCGATCCAGCCCGGCGCCGCCAGTGGTTGTTCCGCCTGGGCGCACTGTCGATTGCGTTCTTCATTCTGCTTCGCGCCACCAACGCCTATGGAGATCCAGACCGATGGTCGCACCAGAAGAACGCATTGTTCACGCTGTTCTCGTTTCTAAACTGTCACAAATACCCGCCGTCACTCCTGTATCTGCTGATGACGCTTGGGCCGGCGATGATTGTCCTGGCGCTGCTGGATCGGGGAACACCGCGATGGCTCCGACCGGTTCTGGTTTTCGGTCGCGTGCCGCTTTTTTACTATCTGCTTCACATTCCATTGATTCATGGTCTGGCTGTCGTGCTCGCTTATATCCATTTCGGCCATGCGGAATGGCTGTTTGCAAATCCAACCGGCGGCGGTCCCCCGCCGATGCCCGCGAATTACGGATACGGTCTGGCGGCGGTTTACCTGATATGGATATGCGTTGTGCTGGCGTTGTACCCACTGTGCCGCTGGTTTGCCGAAGTCAAGCGGCGGCGGCGCGAGCCGTGGCTTAGCTACCTCTGAGATTGTTGGGCAAAGTGAAAGCCACGAGCATCCTGGTCAACAAATAGTTGAAAAGGAGTGAAGTTCTCCGCAGTCTCTTGGCATGAGATTTGGGTGGAAAATCGGTCTGGCTTTAGCGGCGGGATTGTTTCTGACTTCCTGTGAAAAACGGGCGCCCTCCGCGCAGCCGAAATTGTCCACGCTCAAACTCTGGCTCGGCCCGAGGGAGCTGACTGCGGAGGTCGCGCAAACGCTGGTCCAGATTCAAACCGGCATGATGTTCCGGACGAACATCAACGAGGGTGAAGGAATGATATTCATCTTGCCATACCCGCAACAGGCGGCGTTTTGGATGAAAAACTGTGTTGTGCCCCTGTCAGTCGCCTACATAGACCCCGACGGAATCATCCAGGAAATCCACGACCTTCAGCCGGGCAATACGAATACGGTCTTCTCCGCGTCGGAGAATATTCGTTACGCCCTGGAAACCCGCCAGGGCTGGTTCGATCGGAACATGATTTCCACGGGCGTCGTCGTTCGCACGGAACGCGGCTCTTTGACGGAGACCTTTTTGGGGCGACGTTGAGCGCGCGATTGGCGCAACCCACATGAGAATTGCCCTGGCTCAGATCAACACAACGGTCGGTGACTTCGCCGGTAACGAGGAGAAAATCCTCGACGCTTATCGCCGCGGCGTTGAGGCCGGAGCAGAAATGGTGGTTTGCCCGGAACTGGCGACGACCGGC of the Candidatus Angelobacter sp. genome contains:
- a CDS encoding DUF192 domain-containing protein; its protein translation is MRFGWKIGLALAAGLFLTSCEKRAPSAQPKLSTLKLWLGPRELTAEVAQTLVQIQTGMMFRTNINEGEGMIFILPYPQQAAFWMKNCVVPLSVAYIDPDGIIQEIHDLQPGNTNTVFSASENIRYALETRQGWFDRNMISTGVVVRTERGSLTETFLGRR